A region from the Coffea eugenioides isolate CCC68of chromosome 9, Ceug_1.0, whole genome shotgun sequence genome encodes:
- the LOC113783781 gene encoding vacuolar sorting protein 3 isoform X1, protein MANPKSKSKPEPKYRPVIEPVAHFVFTPTTTHQHVFPAPTAIKALAISTTSSDTRQSLIYIGTLTGAIYLLSLNPAADENDRVSVIKHTLIGNGSAIVSILVVENLKRIIVLSGDGFLYLLDSFLLEAPKKVSVIKGGVTAFARRFFSKNYSNSDRILPKLNGVKSKEDGSSSISSSSSGGGSFFVAATGKKLVLAELVSSGSVVLLKEILGVFEGMIRDLAWVDDSIIFGNKSGYFLYSCISGQCGLIFSLPELSGQPQLKLLVRECRVLLLVDNVGVTVDTEGQPVGGSLVFRGVPDSIGEIGSHVVAVKNGKMELYYKKSGNCVQVVMLSSDAGGGTCVVASQEDVSGEFVAVSMSSKVIFYRKVPWEEQIKDLLRKKCFKEAISLVEELQSEGELTKETLSFIHAQVGFLLLFDLQFEEAVNHFLLSETMQPSELFPFIMRDPNPWSLLVPRNRYWGLHPPPTPLENVVDDGLKTIQRAIFLKKAGIETAVDDEFIVNPPTRADLLEAAIENFIRYMQASRHKDLTPSVREGVDTLLMYLYRALNHVDDMERLASSENSCIVEELEMLLNDSGHLRTLAFLYASKGMSSKALAIWRVLAKVTSGQETAVAEASNILEESSDQDLVLQHLGWIADINPVLAVQVLISDKRSNVLPPDEVIAAIDPKKVDILQRYLQWLIEDQDSDDIQFHTMYALLLAKSALESYEIEHGSQNSEAGTSKELNVSHHGSNSIFDSPLRERLQIFLQSSDLYDPEEVLDLIEGSELWLEKAILYRKLGQETLVLQILALKLEDCEAAEQYCAEIGRPDAYMQLLEMYLDPKDGKEPMFKAAVRLLHNHGEALDPLQVLERLSPDMPLQLASDTILRMLRARLHHHWQGQIVHNLSRALDVDASLARLEERSRHVLINDESVCDSCHARLGTKLFAMYPDDTIVCYKCFRRQGESTSVTGRNFKEDVLYKPGWLVTR, encoded by the exons ATGGCCAACcccaaatccaaatcaaaaccCGAACCCAAGTACCGACCCGTAATTGAACCCGTCGCCCACTTCGTCTTCACCCCCACAACCACCCACCAACACGTCTTCCCAGCTCCCACCGCCATCAAAGCCCTCGCAATCTCAACCACTTCCTCCGACACTCGGCAGTCTTTAATCTACATCGGAACCCTCACCGGAGCTATCTACTTACTCTCCTTAAATCCCGCCGCCGACGAGAACGACCGTGTCTCGGTGATCAAACACACCCTCATCGGAAATGGGTCGGCGATAGTTTCCATCCTCGTGGTTGAAAATCTGAAAAGGATCATTGTCCTTTCTGGCGATGGTTTTTTGTATTTATTAGACTCGTTTTTGCTGGAAGCTCCAAAAAAAGTTAGTGTTATTAAAGGTGGAGTCACTGCTTTTGCCCGTAGATTTTTCAGTAAGAACTACAGTAATTCTGATAGAATTTTGCCGAAATTGAATGGTGTAAAAAGTAAAGAAGATGGTAGTTCTAGTattagcagcagcagcagtgGTGGTGGTAGTTTCTTCGTGGCTGCCACAGGTAAAAAGTTGGTGCTGGCGGAGTTGGTTTCGAGTGGTTCAGTTGTGCttttgaaggaaattttggGGGTTTTTGAGGGAATGATCAGGGATTTGGCATGGGTAGATGATTCGATAATATTTGGGAATAAAAGTGGGTATTTTTTGTATTCCTGTATTAGTGGGCAATGTGGGTTGATATTTTCGTTGCCCGAGTTGTCGGGGCAGCCGCAGTTGAAGTTGTTAGTGAGGGAATGTAGAGTGTTATTGCTGGTGGACAATGTGGGTGTGACTGTGGATACTGAAGGACAGCCGGTGGGAGGGAGCTTGGTGTTTCGGGGAGTTCCGGATTCGATTGGGGAGATAGGATCACATGTTGTTGCAGTGAAGAATGGGAAGATGGAATTGTATTATAAGAAATCAGGAAATTGCGTGCAAGTAGTGATGCTATCGAGTGATGCGGGCGGGGGAACGTGTGTCGTGGCAAGTCAGGAGGATGTAAGTGGGGAATTTGTAGCTGTCTCGATGAGTTCAAAG GTTATTTTCTATCGAAAAGTACCTTGGGAAGAACAAATTAAAGACCTACTACGGAAGAAATGCTTTAAAGAAGCCATCTCCTTGGTTGAAGAGCTTCAGAGTGAAGGTGAATTGACCAAGGAAACATTATCATTTATTCATGCTCAAGTAGGATTCCTCTTGCTGTTTGACTTGCAATTTGAGGAGGCAGTCAATCATTTCTTGCTTTCAGAAACAATGCAGCCTTCTGAacttttccctttcatcatgCGGGACCCAAATCCCTGGTCACTTCTG GTTCCAAGGAACCGGTATTGGGGCCTGCATCCTCCACCAAcacctcttgaaaatgttgttGATGATGGATTAAAGACTATTCAAAGAGCTATATTTCTAAAAAAAGCAGGCATTGAGACTGCAGTAGATGATGAGTTTATTGTAAATCCACCAACTAGAGCTGACTTATTGGAGGCtgcaattgaaaacttcatcag GTATATGCAAGCGTCTCGTCATAAAGATTTGACTCCTTCAGTGAGGGAGGGAGTTGACACTCTCTTGATGTACCTATATAGAGCCCTCAATCATGTCGATGATATGGAAAGGCTTGCATCTTCTGAGAACAGCTGTATAGTG GAGGAATTAGAGATGTTATTGAATGACTCTGGGCATCTACGTACACTTGCATTTCTTTATGCTAGTAAGGGAATGAGCTCTAAAGCTCTTGCTATTTGGCGTGTATTGGCGAAGGTTACCTCTGGTCAGGAAACTGCTGTCGCAGAGGCTTCAAATATTCTTGAAGAGTCATCTGACCAGGATTTGGTATTACAGCATCTGGGATGG ATTGCAGACATCAACCCGGTGCTTGCTGTTCAAGTTTTAATATCTGATAAAAGAAGCAATGTGCTCCCTCCAG ATGAGGTAATAGCAGCAATTGATCCCAAAAAAGTGGATATTCTTCAAAG ATATCTCCAATGGTTGATAGAGGATCAAGATTCTGATGACATTCAGTTCCATACAATGTATGCACTCTTGCTTGCTAAGTCAGCGCTGGAAAGTTATGAAATTGAACATGGATCTCAAAATTCAGAAGCTGGAACTTCAAAGGAGCTGAATGTTTCTCATCATGGATCAAATTCAATATTTGACAGCCCTCTTAGAGAAAGATTGCAGATCTTTTTGCAGTCTTCAGACTTGTATGACCCAGAAGAGGTCCTTGACTTGATTGAAGGATCCGAATTGTGGCTGGAAAAG GCTATTCTTTACAGGAAGCTTGGTCAAGAAACATTAGTGCTCCAAATATTGGCCTT GAAGCTGGAGGACTGTGAAGCTGCAGAACAATATTGTGCAGAAATTGGTAGACCAGATGCCTACATGCA ACTGCTTGAGATGTATTTGGATCCGAAGGATGGCAAAGAGCCCATGTTTAAGGCTGCTGTCCGCCTTCTCCACAATCATGGAGAAGCACTTGACCCTTTACAAGTCTTGGAG AGGTTGTCCCCTGACATGCCCCTCCAGCTTGCTTCGGATACTATATTGAGAATGCTGAGGGCGCGGCTTCATCATCATTGGCAAGGGCAA ATTGTCCATAATCTATCCCGTGCTTTAGATGTCGATGCGAGCTTGGCACGATTGGAGGAAAGGTCACGCCACGTGCTGATCAATGATGAGAGTGTTTGTGATTCTTGTCATGCTCGGCTTGGAACCAAATTATTTGCAATGTACCCAGATGACACAATTGTCTGCTATAAG TGTTTTCGTCGTCAAGGTGAATCCACCTCTGTCACAGGTCGTAATTTCAAGGAAGATGTTTTATATAAACCAGGCTGGTTGGTAACACGGTGA
- the LOC113782118 gene encoding E3 ubiquitin ligase BIG BROTHER-related-like, which produces MAAVYSFVDTAADPFNSSDLMESQQQYMQAIALPANFVSPWDDEDHPENFIPGPEDQYQPQSIQESWEEDEDQPENIPPPNSIQYGGHWDIPQVYDEYDDDGESDDEFVDILGELAELNGEIVTFGNELAVILGFDVLLDQRSNLSQEIIAEHLQTLKYQKLAKQDEDEDEVDELCVICQDEFKSGEMLGTLGCRHEFHADCIKRWLQVKNVCPICKRMAVHHQEI; this is translated from the coding sequence ATGGCAGCAGTTTATAGTTTCGTTGACACAGCTGCGGACCCTTTTAACAGCAGTGATCTTATGGAGTCACAACAACAATATATGCAAGCAATAGCTCTACCGGCAAACTTTGTTTCGCCTTGGGATGACGAAGATCACCCGGAAAACTTCATCCCAGGTCCGGAGGACCAGTATCAACCTCAAAGCATTCAAGAATCTTGGGAGGAGGATGAGGATCAGCCGGAAAATATTCCGCCACCGAACAGCATTCAATATGGTGGCCACTGGGACATTCCTCAAGTATATGATGAGTACGATGACGATGGTGAATCTGATGATGAGTTTGTTGATATACTTGGAGAACTGGCCGAACTGAATGGGGAGATCGTCACGTTTGGGAATGAACTCGCTGTAATTCTAGGTTTTGATGTATTATTGGACCAACGAAGTAATCTGTCCCAAGAAATAATCGCGGAACATCTGCAAACTCTGAAGTATCAAAAACTTGCTAagcaagatgaagatgaagatgaggTTGATGAACTTTGTGTAATATGCCAGGATGAATTCAAAAGTGGAGAGATGTTGGGAACTCTAGGCTGCAGACACGAGTTTCATGCAGATTGTATCAAGAGATGGTTGCAAGTGAAGAATGTCTGCCCCATCTGCAAGCGCATGGCTGTTCATCATCAAGAAATCTAA
- the LOC113783781 gene encoding vacuolar sorting protein 3 isoform X2 yields the protein MANPKSKSKPEPKYRPVIEPVAHFVFTPTTTHQHVFPAPTAIKALAISTTSSDTRQSLIYIGTLTGAIYLLSLNPAADENDRVSVIKHTLIGNGSAIVSILVVENLKRIIVLSGDGFLYLLDSFLLEAPKKVSVIKGGVTAFARRFFSKNYSNSDRILPKLNGVKSKEDGSSSISSSSSGGGSFFVAATGKKLVLAELVSSGSVVLLKEILGVFEGMIRDLAWVDDSIIFGNKSGYFLYSCISGQCGLIFSLPELSGQPQLKLLVRECRVLLLVDNVGVTVDTEGQPVGGSLVFRGVPDSIGEIGSHVVAVKNGKMELYYKKSGNCVQVVMLSSDAGGGTCVVASQEDVSGEFVAVSMSSKVIFYRKVPWEEQIKDLLRKKCFKEAISLVEELQSEETMQPSELFPFIMRDPNPWSLLVPRNRYWGLHPPPTPLENVVDDGLKTIQRAIFLKKAGIETAVDDEFIVNPPTRADLLEAAIENFIRYMQASRHKDLTPSVREGVDTLLMYLYRALNHVDDMERLASSENSCIVEELEMLLNDSGHLRTLAFLYASKGMSSKALAIWRVLAKVTSGQETAVAEASNILEESSDQDLVLQHLGWIADINPVLAVQVLISDKRSNVLPPDEVIAAIDPKKVDILQRYLQWLIEDQDSDDIQFHTMYALLLAKSALESYEIEHGSQNSEAGTSKELNVSHHGSNSIFDSPLRERLQIFLQSSDLYDPEEVLDLIEGSELWLEKAILYRKLGQETLVLQILALKLEDCEAAEQYCAEIGRPDAYMQLLEMYLDPKDGKEPMFKAAVRLLHNHGEALDPLQVLERLSPDMPLQLASDTILRMLRARLHHHWQGQIVHNLSRALDVDASLARLEERSRHVLINDESVCDSCHARLGTKLFAMYPDDTIVCYKCFRRQGESTSVTGRNFKEDVLYKPGWLVTR from the exons ATGGCCAACcccaaatccaaatcaaaaccCGAACCCAAGTACCGACCCGTAATTGAACCCGTCGCCCACTTCGTCTTCACCCCCACAACCACCCACCAACACGTCTTCCCAGCTCCCACCGCCATCAAAGCCCTCGCAATCTCAACCACTTCCTCCGACACTCGGCAGTCTTTAATCTACATCGGAACCCTCACCGGAGCTATCTACTTACTCTCCTTAAATCCCGCCGCCGACGAGAACGACCGTGTCTCGGTGATCAAACACACCCTCATCGGAAATGGGTCGGCGATAGTTTCCATCCTCGTGGTTGAAAATCTGAAAAGGATCATTGTCCTTTCTGGCGATGGTTTTTTGTATTTATTAGACTCGTTTTTGCTGGAAGCTCCAAAAAAAGTTAGTGTTATTAAAGGTGGAGTCACTGCTTTTGCCCGTAGATTTTTCAGTAAGAACTACAGTAATTCTGATAGAATTTTGCCGAAATTGAATGGTGTAAAAAGTAAAGAAGATGGTAGTTCTAGTattagcagcagcagcagtgGTGGTGGTAGTTTCTTCGTGGCTGCCACAGGTAAAAAGTTGGTGCTGGCGGAGTTGGTTTCGAGTGGTTCAGTTGTGCttttgaaggaaattttggGGGTTTTTGAGGGAATGATCAGGGATTTGGCATGGGTAGATGATTCGATAATATTTGGGAATAAAAGTGGGTATTTTTTGTATTCCTGTATTAGTGGGCAATGTGGGTTGATATTTTCGTTGCCCGAGTTGTCGGGGCAGCCGCAGTTGAAGTTGTTAGTGAGGGAATGTAGAGTGTTATTGCTGGTGGACAATGTGGGTGTGACTGTGGATACTGAAGGACAGCCGGTGGGAGGGAGCTTGGTGTTTCGGGGAGTTCCGGATTCGATTGGGGAGATAGGATCACATGTTGTTGCAGTGAAGAATGGGAAGATGGAATTGTATTATAAGAAATCAGGAAATTGCGTGCAAGTAGTGATGCTATCGAGTGATGCGGGCGGGGGAACGTGTGTCGTGGCAAGTCAGGAGGATGTAAGTGGGGAATTTGTAGCTGTCTCGATGAGTTCAAAG GTTATTTTCTATCGAAAAGTACCTTGGGAAGAACAAATTAAAGACCTACTACGGAAGAAATGCTTTAAAGAAGCCATCTCCTTGGTTGAAGAGCTTCAGAGTGAAG AAACAATGCAGCCTTCTGAacttttccctttcatcatgCGGGACCCAAATCCCTGGTCACTTCTG GTTCCAAGGAACCGGTATTGGGGCCTGCATCCTCCACCAAcacctcttgaaaatgttgttGATGATGGATTAAAGACTATTCAAAGAGCTATATTTCTAAAAAAAGCAGGCATTGAGACTGCAGTAGATGATGAGTTTATTGTAAATCCACCAACTAGAGCTGACTTATTGGAGGCtgcaattgaaaacttcatcag GTATATGCAAGCGTCTCGTCATAAAGATTTGACTCCTTCAGTGAGGGAGGGAGTTGACACTCTCTTGATGTACCTATATAGAGCCCTCAATCATGTCGATGATATGGAAAGGCTTGCATCTTCTGAGAACAGCTGTATAGTG GAGGAATTAGAGATGTTATTGAATGACTCTGGGCATCTACGTACACTTGCATTTCTTTATGCTAGTAAGGGAATGAGCTCTAAAGCTCTTGCTATTTGGCGTGTATTGGCGAAGGTTACCTCTGGTCAGGAAACTGCTGTCGCAGAGGCTTCAAATATTCTTGAAGAGTCATCTGACCAGGATTTGGTATTACAGCATCTGGGATGG ATTGCAGACATCAACCCGGTGCTTGCTGTTCAAGTTTTAATATCTGATAAAAGAAGCAATGTGCTCCCTCCAG ATGAGGTAATAGCAGCAATTGATCCCAAAAAAGTGGATATTCTTCAAAG ATATCTCCAATGGTTGATAGAGGATCAAGATTCTGATGACATTCAGTTCCATACAATGTATGCACTCTTGCTTGCTAAGTCAGCGCTGGAAAGTTATGAAATTGAACATGGATCTCAAAATTCAGAAGCTGGAACTTCAAAGGAGCTGAATGTTTCTCATCATGGATCAAATTCAATATTTGACAGCCCTCTTAGAGAAAGATTGCAGATCTTTTTGCAGTCTTCAGACTTGTATGACCCAGAAGAGGTCCTTGACTTGATTGAAGGATCCGAATTGTGGCTGGAAAAG GCTATTCTTTACAGGAAGCTTGGTCAAGAAACATTAGTGCTCCAAATATTGGCCTT GAAGCTGGAGGACTGTGAAGCTGCAGAACAATATTGTGCAGAAATTGGTAGACCAGATGCCTACATGCA ACTGCTTGAGATGTATTTGGATCCGAAGGATGGCAAAGAGCCCATGTTTAAGGCTGCTGTCCGCCTTCTCCACAATCATGGAGAAGCACTTGACCCTTTACAAGTCTTGGAG AGGTTGTCCCCTGACATGCCCCTCCAGCTTGCTTCGGATACTATATTGAGAATGCTGAGGGCGCGGCTTCATCATCATTGGCAAGGGCAA ATTGTCCATAATCTATCCCGTGCTTTAGATGTCGATGCGAGCTTGGCACGATTGGAGGAAAGGTCACGCCACGTGCTGATCAATGATGAGAGTGTTTGTGATTCTTGTCATGCTCGGCTTGGAACCAAATTATTTGCAATGTACCCAGATGACACAATTGTCTGCTATAAG TGTTTTCGTCGTCAAGGTGAATCCACCTCTGTCACAGGTCGTAATTTCAAGGAAGATGTTTTATATAAACCAGGCTGGTTGGTAACACGGTGA